The genomic DNA TATGACCAGGGATCATTCAGGGCGAACTTGGACTGCTTGCATTCCTTTTTGTCCCCTCTCGGCTACGAATGAAACCATTTGCCCTTCTTTGAGAGTTTTGTCTCCATCAATCTCAATCGCCTTGAAATGGACAAAAATATCATCGCCGCCGCCAGCTGGAGTAATGAACCCAAAACCTTTTTCGTCATTAAACCATTTGACCGTACCGGTTTCTCTGTTTGACATGCCCGTGGTTCCTATTTGATAGATTGGTTAAACATTAGACTGAGTAATTCAAAGGCCTAAAAAGCTCAGATAGCGGCCAATGCCCTTTGATAGAGAACCGGCCTAGTCGGACGCCCGGTCTGCAATCCTCCTTTGGGCTCAAGACTTACCGTACCTACGACCTTCTGCACCCGGTCTCGTCGAGTGAGGGCAGGCGCTCGGCATGGGCTTTGAATTGACCGCACCGAACTACCGGCGAAAAGTGGTGATCATGGTGTCCTTGGCCGATCACTGCCTCAACGACCCGCTCTATCGCCCGCGCATCGACCAGTTGCTGATGTACGTCGTGGCGGCGGTGTCCAATCATCCGGATCTCTAGCCTGGGAAGGGCACCCATGGGGTGCCTTTTTTGTTAAAGATGTTCGCCCTTGCGTACGTTATTTGAACGCGCACTTTTGAGCGTCACCGTCTTTGGTGGCGCAATCATCGCCTTGCCAATTACCACCGTCGCCAACAGTTGGTTTTCCCGTTGGCCAGACGAGCGACGCCGCAACATCCGGCTTCATTTTGCCGTCTTCGTATTGGCAGACGACTCTGGCGTTATTGCTGTCTTTATCCTTGATGCGTGCCGCAGTAAATTTGAGCGCCTGCGCAGCTTCCTCGCTGGTGCTAGCAGGATCAACGTCGACAGTCAGCTCCTTGGTCGGCCCACTCACCTCAAATGTGCCATTACTTTTCTTCGTGAAAGAACTGGCAGACGGACAGGTGCTCGCATAAGCAGTAGTCGAGAGAGCTAAAGCAATCAACGCGCCAGCGGTAAGTTTCTTCAACATGTTGTGTACTCCTTTACATTTTTTGGAGTGCCAATTGTTCAAACACACAAAAAAATTTTCTACTGTCAGATCTGACAGTTTTTAGCGAATTTTGGAATAATTATTAGTTTTCTTATAGCTCGATTCAAATGATTTTCGCTACTATCCAATAATCGCTATCCCATAAGAACCAAAAAATCATCGCCCCGCTGAGAGGTTATATAGCCGAATTCCTCTTCGTCGTTAAACCACTTGACCGTTCCTTTCTGTCCGTTCGACATATCTGCATTCCTTTTTTGGACTTTTACCTTTCCTATCGTTGATCGATGAAGTGAGGGTACTTGCTGAACATACCGTTCAATCCCCTGTCAAACCGGCAGTTTCGTCGTCGCTGTCCGGTGGCAGCTTTTCCCAAGAGGATGTCTGAATGAAGATTTCACGCGGTTTTGCCTTGGCATCACTCATGACCCTGGCGGCGGGCCCGGTGTTCGCCGGTTTCAGCTTGAACGACGTCGCCGGTGCGGTCTCGGGCATGCAGGGCGGTGACAAGGCTGCCGCTGCGGCGCCGACTTCGGAAACCGCCGGTTTGTTGAGCGCCCTGAGTGCGCTGAACGTCACTCCGCAGCAAGCCGTGGGCGGCACCAGTGCCATGCTCGGCCTGGCCAAGAACCAGTTGAGCAATACCGACTACTCGCAATTGGCCAAGGAAGTGCCGGGCATCGACAAGCTCTCGGGCGGCGGTGGCAATCTGGCTGCGCTGAGCGGTCTGCTCGGCTCGTCGGGCAAGTCGGCCGGGCTGGAAAATGCCTTGGGCAACGTCAAGGACACCAATGACCTGAACAATGCGTTCAGCGCCTTGGGCATGGACAGCGGCATGATCGGTCGGTTTGCCCCGGTGATTCTGCAATACCTGGGTCAGCAGGGCGTCGGTGGCTCGCTGCTGAGCAGTCTGGGCAGCATCTGGGGCACCGGAACCGGAACCGGCAGCTGATTCAGCCGCGCTCGTTCTTCAGTTCGGCAATACGCTGATCCTTCTCGTTCCAGAGCTGGTTGACCCAGCTCTGGACCTTCTGGCGAAACACCGGATCATTCTCGTAATCGCCCTGCCACAGCGCCGGGTCGAGTTCGCGGGTCTTGATGTCGATGATCACGCGCGGCACGTTGCCGCTGATCAAGTCCCAGAATCCCGGAATGTCTGGCTGTGGATAAACCACCGTCACATCGAGGATCGCGTCCAGTTGTTCACCCAGCGCCGCCAGTACAAACGCCACGCCGCCCGCCTTGGGCTTGAGCAGGTGGTTGAACGGTGATTGCTGCTGCGCACTTTTCGCGGCGGTGTAGCGCGTGCCTTCCAGATAATTGACCACGGTTACCGGCTGACGCTTGAACAGTTCACAGGCCGCTTTGGTGATTTCCAGATCCTCGCCCGCCAGTTCCGGGTTCTTCGCCAGGAATGCCTTGGTGTAGCGCTTCATGAACGGGTAATCCAGCGCCCACCACGCCAGGCCCAGAAACGGCACCCAGATCAGTTCTTTCTTGAGGAAGAACTTGAAGAACGGCGTGCGCCGGTTGAGGGTCTGGATCAGCGCCGGAATGTCGACCCACGACTGATGGTTGCTGACCACCAGATACGAGGTGTCACCGCGCAGATCGTCGCCGCCGCGAATGTCCCACCAGGTGGGGATGCACAGGCGGAAAATCAGTTTGTCGATCTCGGCCCAGGTCTCGGCGATCCACATCACCGCCCATGACGCATAGTCGCGCCAGCGCCCGGGCGCCACCAGTTTGAGCAGGGCAAACACCAGCAATGGTCCGATCAGGATCAGGGTGTTGAGCAATAGCAGCAGGGTGACGAAACAGCCGGTGAGCAGGCGGCGCATAAGCAACTCTATGAAAGCGGATGGGCGCGCCATGATAAGTGGCTTCGGGCGACAGGCCAAATGTGCGCTGACGAATGTTTCACTTTTGGGCCGGTATGCTTTGCTCAGGCGTTGTGTTGAATGTACCGGCCTCTTCGCGAGCAGGCTCGCTCCCACGGGGGATTTGCACTGTGTTGAAGATTGCATGCACACAGAAATCCAATGTGGGAGCGAGCCTGCTCGCGAAGGCGGGCTTGAGGCGAACCAATTGCCTGCAGGCTGTCTAAAATCTCGCGTCTGCCGCCCTCATTTTTCAAGGAAGCCCCTTACGTGAAATCCCTCCTTGCACTGTTTGCCCTCATCGCCCTGCCGGTCATGGCCGCCGAGCCGACCCTGTACGGGCGTTACGAATACATCGCGCTGCCGGAAATCGGCGGTGAAGTGCTCAAGGCCAAAATGGATACCGGTGCGCTGACCGCGTCGCTGTCGGCCAAGGACATCGAGACCTTCACCCGTGATGGTGACGAATGGGTGCGCTTCCGCCTGGGTACCAAGGACGCCAGCAACAAGGTCTACGAACACAAGGTCGCGCGGATCAGCAAGATCAAGAGCCGCTCCGATGAAGAAGACGAGGGCGACAGCACCGAAGTCGCCAAACGTCCGGTGGTCGATCTGGAGCTGTGCCTGGGCAACGTCAAGCGTACCGTGGAGGTCAACCTGACCGACCGCAGCAACTTCAATTATCCGCTGCTGATCGGTGCCAAGGCCTTGCGGGAATTCGGTGCAGCCGTAAACCCGGCGCGGCGCTTCACTGCGGACAAACCAGACTGTTAAGCCAAGTGGTCTCATTGACGTAACGTCAGGCTTGGGGCACCGTTCGCGCACTTAACCCACGGGCTCGGACGCCATGCCTCATATCCTGATTGTCGAAGACGAAGCGGCGATTGCCGACACGCTGATTTTTGCCTTGCAGGGCGAGGGGTTCACCACCACCTGGGTGAACCTCGGCGCAGCGGCGCTGGAACATCAGCGTCAGACCCCGGCCGATCTGATCATTCTCGACATCGGCCTGCCGGACATCAGCGGTTTCGAAACCTGCAAACAGCTGCGCCGCTTCAGTGACGTGCCGGTGCTGTTTCTCAGTGCCCGGGATGCCGAGATCGACCGCGTCGTGGGGCTTGAAATCGGTGCCGACGACTACGTGGTCAAGCCCTTCAGTCCACGGGAAGTGGCGGCGCGGGTCCGGGCGATTCTCAAGCGCATGGCGCCGCGTCCGGTGATCGAGGCCTCGTCTGCGCTGTTTCGCATCGATCCAGAGCGCGTTCAAATTGTTTATCGCGGTCAGACACTGAGCCTGACCCGCCATGAATTCCGCCTGCTGCAATGCTTGCTTGAACAACCAGAGCGGGTGTTCAGTCGCGAGCAATTGCTCGATGCGCTGGGCGTAGCGGCCGACGCCGGTTACGAGCGCAGCATCGACAGCCACATCAAAAGCGTGCGCGCCAAGCTGCGTCTGGTGCGCGCCGATGCCGAGCCGATCCAGACCCATCGCGGCCTCGGTTACAGCTACAGCCCGGGGCACAGCTAATGTCGTTGGGCCTGCGGATTTTCCTGGTGTATGTGCTGTTTGTCGGCCTGACCGGTTATTTCGTGCTCAACACGGTGATGGAGGAAATCCGCCCCGGCGTTCGTCAGTCCACCGAAGAAACCCTGGTCGACACCGCCAACCTGATGGCGGAGATCCTGCGTGACGATTTCAAGGCCGGCACGCTCAGCGAGAATCGCTGGCCGCAGTTGCTGCGCGCTTACGGCGAACGTCAGCCGCAAGCGACGATCTGGGGCTTGCCGAAGAATCAGGTCAACCATCGCATCTACGTCACCGACGCCAAGGGCCGGGTGGTGCTGGATTCCAGCGGTGTGGCGGTGGGCCAGGATTATTCGCGCTGGAACGACGTCTACCTGACCTTGCGCGGCGAATATGGCGCGCGCTCCAGCCGCAGTGATCCGGATGACGCCAGTTCCTCGGTGATGCACGTCGGTGCGCCGATCCGCGACAACGGCCAGATCATCGGTGTGGTGACCGTGGCTAAACCCAACAGCTCATTGCAGCCTTATGTCGACCGTACCGAACGGCGCTTGCTGTTTTACGGTGCTGGCCTGATCGGTCTCGGTTTGTTGTTCGGCGCCTTGCTGTCGTGGTGGCTGAGCCGCGCGCTGCACCGCTTGACCGGTTATGCGCAAGCGGTGAGCGAAGGTCGGCGCGTGGAAGTACCGCACTATCGCGGCGGCGAGCTGGAACAACTGGCCACGGCGGTCGAGCAGATGCGCACGCAACTGGAAGGCAAGGCTTACGTCGAGCGTTACGTGCACACGCTGACCCATGAACTGAAAAGCCCGTTGGCGGCCATTCGCGGCGCGGCGGAGTTGCTGCAAGGTGAAATGCTGCCGGCTCAACGATTGCGCTTTGTCGGCAACATCGACAGCGAAAGTGCGCGGATGCAGCAACTGATCGAGCGCTTGCTGAATCTGGCGCAGGTTGAGCAGCGCCAAGGACTGGAGGAGCGGGTAGCGGTGCCGTTGGCGGTGTTGGTCGATGAGTTGTTGCAAGCTCAGGCTGCAAGGATCGAAGGCAAGCAGCTTCGCATTGAACAGGCGATCTCGGCGAGTCTGCTGCTGATCGGCGAGCCATTTTTGCTGCGTCAGGCGCTGGGGAATGTGCTGGAGAATGCGCTGGATTTCACCCCGGTAGAGGGGTTGCTGCGGTTCAGTGCCGAGCGGGTTGGCGAGCAAATCGAATTTCGTTTGTTCAATGAGACGGCGGCGATTCCTGACTACGCTTTGCCGCGTTTGACCGAACGCTTCTACTCATTGCCGCGCCCCGATAGTGGACGCAAGAGTACGGGTTTAGGGCTTAACTTCGTTGAGGAAGTGGTCAAGTTGCATGGTGGGTCGATGCAAATTCGCAATGTTGAAAATGGCGTTGAAGTGACCCTGCGCTTGCCTTGAAACCGAGTCGCTGCCTTCGCGAGCAGGCTCGCTCCCACAGGTGGCGCATTCCAATGTGGGAGCGAGCCTGCTCGCGAAGGGGCCGGTGAAGTCTCCACACAATCTCCACATTCCCCCCACAAAACCCCCATACACCCCAACCAGACTCTGCCCATCAAAACAGGGAGAGTCCCATGAACAAGAATCTGACCATAAAGCTCGGCGCCATTGCCACGCTGATCCTGCTGTTGCTGATACCGTTGCTGATGATCGACGGGGTCATCGATGATCGCCAGCAGCTGCGCGACGGCGTGCTGGAAGACATCGCGCGCAGCTCCAGCTACAGCCAGCAAGTCAGCGGGCCGGTGATGGTGGTGCCGTATCGCAAAGTGATTCACAACTGGAAGCTCAACGACAAAACCAACCAGCGCTATGACGAGCCGAGCGAAGAGCGCGGGCGTTTGTACTTTTTGCCTGAGCGTTTCGAGCTCGATGGCCAGGTACAGACCGAACTGCGCGCCCGGGGCATTTATGAGGCGCGGCTGTTTCACGCCGATAATCGCATCAACGGTCACTTTTCGCTGCCGGCGCAATTGGGCATCAAGGAAGACTTCGTCGATTACCAGTTCGATGCGCCGTTTCTCGCGGTCGGCATCAGCGACATTCGCGGCATCGAAAACGCTTTGAAACTGGAACTCGACGGCCAGCGCCTGGACTTCGTGCCCGGCACTCAAGTCGGCTGGCTCGGCGAAGGCGTACGAGTGACGCTGCCGGTGCTCGATACCAGCAAAACCACGGAACTGGCGTTCGGTTTCGACCTGCGTCTGCAAGGCACCGGTTCGTTGCAGGTGCTGCCGGTGGGCAAA from Pseudomonas baetica includes the following:
- a CDS encoding cold-shock protein, with amino-acid sequence MSNRETGTVKWFNDEKGFGFITPAGGGDDIFVHFKAIEIDGDKTLKEGQMVSFVAERGQKGMQAVQVRPE
- a CDS encoding DUF2780 domain-containing protein, which produces MKISRGFALASLMTLAAGPVFAGFSLNDVAGAVSGMQGGDKAAAAAPTSETAGLLSALSALNVTPQQAVGGTSAMLGLAKNQLSNTDYSQLAKEVPGIDKLSGGGGNLAALSGLLGSSGKSAGLENALGNVKDTNDLNNAFSALGMDSGMIGRFAPVILQYLGQQGVGGSLLSSLGSIWGTGTGTGS
- a CDS encoding acyltransferase, with the translated sequence MRRLLTGCFVTLLLLLNTLILIGPLLVFALLKLVAPGRWRDYASWAVMWIAETWAEIDKLIFRLCIPTWWDIRGGDDLRGDTSYLVVSNHQSWVDIPALIQTLNRRTPFFKFFLKKELIWVPFLGLAWWALDYPFMKRYTKAFLAKNPELAGEDLEITKAACELFKRQPVTVVNYLEGTRYTAAKSAQQQSPFNHLLKPKAGGVAFVLAALGEQLDAILDVTVVYPQPDIPGFWDLISGNVPRVIIDIKTRELDPALWQGDYENDPVFRQKVQSWVNQLWNEKDQRIAELKNERG
- a CDS encoding ATP-dependent zinc protease, producing the protein MKSLLALFALIALPVMAAEPTLYGRYEYIALPEIGGEVLKAKMDTGALTASLSAKDIETFTRDGDEWVRFRLGTKDASNKVYEHKVARISKIKSRSDEEDEGDSTEVAKRPVVDLELCLGNVKRTVEVNLTDRSNFNYPLLIGAKALREFGAAVNPARRFTADKPDC
- the creB gene encoding two-component system response regulator CreB → MPHILIVEDEAAIADTLIFALQGEGFTTTWVNLGAAALEHQRQTPADLIILDIGLPDISGFETCKQLRRFSDVPVLFLSARDAEIDRVVGLEIGADDYVVKPFSPREVAARVRAILKRMAPRPVIEASSALFRIDPERVQIVYRGQTLSLTRHEFRLLQCLLEQPERVFSREQLLDALGVAADAGYERSIDSHIKSVRAKLRLVRADAEPIQTHRGLGYSYSPGHS
- the creC gene encoding two-component system sensor histidine kinase CreC, with protein sequence MSLGLRIFLVYVLFVGLTGYFVLNTVMEEIRPGVRQSTEETLVDTANLMAEILRDDFKAGTLSENRWPQLLRAYGERQPQATIWGLPKNQVNHRIYVTDAKGRVVLDSSGVAVGQDYSRWNDVYLTLRGEYGARSSRSDPDDASSSVMHVGAPIRDNGQIIGVVTVAKPNSSLQPYVDRTERRLLFYGAGLIGLGLLFGALLSWWLSRALHRLTGYAQAVSEGRRVEVPHYRGGELEQLATAVEQMRTQLEGKAYVERYVHTLTHELKSPLAAIRGAAELLQGEMLPAQRLRFVGNIDSESARMQQLIERLLNLAQVEQRQGLEERVAVPLAVLVDELLQAQAARIEGKQLRIEQAISASLLLIGEPFLLRQALGNVLENALDFTPVEGLLRFSAERVGEQIEFRLFNETAAIPDYALPRLTERFYSLPRPDSGRKSTGLGLNFVEEVVKLHGGSMQIRNVENGVEVTLRLP